From Psychroflexus torquis ATCC 700755, the proteins below share one genomic window:
- a CDS encoding DUF6364 family protein — MDKKLTLSLDKTIIENAKNYAKSNNISLSKLIESYLTALTKQKRNPVDITPLVESLSGIISLDKDFDVKDSYSDYLIEKYK, encoded by the coding sequence ATGGACAAAAAATTGACATTAAGTTTGGATAAAACTATTATTGAAAACGCAAAAAATTATGCCAAATCGAACAATATTAGTTTGTCAAAACTTATCGAATCGTATTTAACTGCGTTGACTAAACAAAAAAGAAATCCAGTGGATATAACGCCTCTTGTGGAAAGTTTGAGTGGTATAATATCACTTGATAAAGATTTTGATGTGAAAGATTCATATTCTGATTATCTAATTGAGAAATATAAATGA
- a CDS encoding serine hydrolase: protein MKSNSNYLFFKNGILILLLLLSSMSFAQAKVEQIEELLSTYEEYGKFNGSVLVSDQGKVIYKKGFGMANMEWDIPNQPNTKHRLGSITKQFTAMLILQLVEEGKLDLKAPITTYLPDYPKASGDIITTHHLLTHTSGIPNYTAFPKFMEDESRNPYTPEEFVKTFSDKALDFTPGEKFSYSNSGYFLLGVLIEKLAGKSYEQMLQDKIFIPLSMKDSGYDNHGDILKNRATGYEKQGGDYVNSSYLDMSIPYAAGSIYSTVEDLYKWDQALYTTSILPKEYMTMYFKPHIPGFDNLHYAYGWIVGYAKIGKSTDSIYAMGHGGGINGFNTNISRTTSNNSLVVLLNNTGRAPLNDMTKAILGIMHGKEYDMPKKSVADAVLAVIEAKGIEAGLSHYNSIKESENYSLSENEMNTIGYQLMESDKVEEANKVFQLIIKEFPTSSNAYDSFGESLMKLGKNDLAIKNYRKSVALNPNNQNGIDSLKNLGDDVSDLVKEVKVSNAVLETYIGKYELQPGFILSVTREGNQLKTQATGQLVFDIFPKSENEFYLKVVDAQLVFNKNDAGDIDSVTLFQGGREMIGKRKD, encoded by the coding sequence ATGAAATCAAATTCAAATTATCTATTCTTTAAAAATGGCATCTTAATACTTTTATTATTATTAAGCAGTATGAGTTTTGCTCAAGCGAAAGTGGAGCAAATCGAAGAACTTTTAAGTACCTATGAGGAGTATGGCAAATTTAATGGTTCCGTTTTAGTATCCGATCAAGGAAAGGTTATATACAAGAAAGGATTTGGCATGGCAAATATGGAATGGGATATTCCAAATCAGCCCAATACAAAACATCGTTTGGGTTCTATCACCAAACAATTTACAGCAATGCTTATTTTACAATTAGTAGAGGAAGGGAAACTAGATCTAAAAGCGCCTATTACTACCTATCTGCCAGATTATCCAAAAGCCAGCGGTGATATAATAACCACCCATCATTTACTAACACATACTTCAGGAATACCTAATTACACAGCATTTCCTAAGTTTATGGAAGACGAAAGTCGCAATCCATATACCCCAGAAGAGTTTGTGAAAACATTTTCTGATAAAGCATTGGATTTTACACCAGGTGAAAAATTTAGTTATAGCAATTCTGGTTATTTCCTTCTTGGTGTTCTTATTGAAAAATTGGCTGGAAAAAGCTATGAGCAAATGCTTCAAGATAAAATTTTTATCCCCCTAAGTATGAAGGATTCAGGATATGACAATCACGGTGATATTTTAAAAAACAGAGCCACTGGTTACGAAAAACAAGGCGGAGATTATGTGAACTCTAGTTATTTAGACATGTCTATTCCGTATGCAGCCGGTTCGATATATTCCACTGTTGAAGATTTATATAAATGGGATCAAGCTTTGTATACCACTAGCATTTTACCAAAAGAATATATGACCATGTATTTTAAACCTCATATCCCTGGTTTTGATAATCTCCATTATGCTTATGGATGGATTGTTGGTTACGCCAAAATAGGAAAATCTACAGATAGTATTTATGCCATGGGGCATGGCGGTGGTATTAACGGATTTAATACTAATATTTCTAGAACAACTTCCAATAATTCTTTGGTTGTACTTCTAAATAATACAGGTAGAGCACCACTTAACGATATGACAAAAGCTATTCTAGGCATCATGCATGGCAAAGAATACGATATGCCTAAAAAATCGGTTGCCGATGCCGTATTGGCCGTTATTGAAGCTAAAGGAATTGAGGCAGGACTATCACATTATAATAGTATTAAAGAGTCTGAAAACTATAGCTTAAGTGAAAATGAAATGAATACGATTGGTTATCAACTTATGGAATCTGATAAAGTAGAAGAAGCCAACAAAGTATTTCAACTTATTATTAAAGAGTTTCCTACATCGTCGAATGCCTATGATAGTTTTGGAGAAAGTTTAATGAAGTTAGGTAAAAACGACCTAGCCATCAAAAATTATAGAAAATCGGTAGCATTAAACCCAAATAACCAAAATGGTATCGATTCTTTAAAGAACCTTGGGGATGATGTAAGTGATTTGGTAAAAGAAGTAAAAGTATCCAATGCCGTTTTAGAAACTTATATAGGTAAATACGAGCTCCAACCAGGTTTTATTCTTAGCGTTACCAGAGAAGGTAATCAATTAAAAACGCAAGCCACAGGGCAACTGGTATTTGATATATTTCCAAAATCTGAAAATGAATTTTATTTAAAAGTAGTTGATGCACAATTAGTTTTTAATAAAAATGATGCTGGCGATATAGATAGTGTCACTCTTTTTCAAGGAGGACGCGAAATGATAGGTAAAAGAAAAGATTAA
- a CDS encoding alpha-2-macroglobulin family protein — protein MKNINLLLPFFFIFFGIQSLFAQENFEKQGSEFTYIFKISSDQALSLYENSPTELDKAFFEQLIDSFPRYETYQKQLPVGHYVKTNAQKNVQRTYYQYVADFETFVFNNSKDLIIQVYEKDGGIIKNAVVLVENKEILFDEKQKAYFKKNANSKGMLTVKHENFTAYYYLERTKNSSFLSRSSKNLAYKYPTKYIWLPIEYVAMLPIDAVKSIKYSYATGKIWTSKFFLIKWFKQFTCWSGIDDYHCESDSDDYEVAYFVFNKPKFKPNDTLKGKAFIWDRKGKALDEVLTLKLYKNNRNAIEVGKIKPSPNGSYSYKLHLHDSLELYLDKSYSLRLEDKDGNKVAQKHFSFEDYELKGIRLDMQVSANEQFNGEELEVTLHAKDENDLRIVDGSMEIQLLTEKSDFQAEDYVFVPDTLWTHQPDLSSSKPTKFNIPSTIFPKANVEYRLLAKLRTSDQEYIQASEQIKYQFEAEKFEHHVLGDSILVEFLQNGKKIASDFSIEAIDHFGNSTEIYKETTPFQFQINALQKAYLFKTNDVEKKVDLNSISTGINARMLRGKDSVFIKVNNPNQLVFHYHIFKENKEIKRGFGSELDFSAAEKHVKDYYLTLNYVWSGKVLERNFVMPINDKNLSLKVNQPKLIYPGQEVEVELEVLNNKKQPVENADVLAYGMTSKFDYTPNRIKNYSTKPKNRKLRNYFKINEIPNQVFEEHLNIERWNTLADLKKLNYYKLVHPAKEIFKQEYELENQPTQFAPFVVDEGDILPVHIIYVNKKPIYFSDMTNVQPYSFSVDHRKVQVQLRTANHLITLDSIAFKVAHKTIFSLDVNHNYPDVSIEKKLSKLEEYERNRLSTYIMPYRVMTNEFAYIQNKERFHLMQTTSVSYSSHSYLGPIHNQELRFVQNKQYELSFNLESNYRYEFGPKHLVQRPFSKSSYPTFLNNQTIPSFYDLALTENRIKALGELSLAKTKQNFKLFDYPNHTSRGNGTLRIEKDKTPSTIFLVNLKDKEDYRIYKGSQSRFANLIPSTYRLIFIYDNEDYNIKEDIEIKPDGTTYLKINNLDILKRDSFSDAISASINEIILGKQISKQEGKEQQRELKEVYDKYETFLGDHFLFEGTVIDFSGLPLPSVSISVSGTDYGTTSDFDGNFQLRVPKESNLVEIQYIGYESQKIAIHTDVYQQIILMPDFVSLSEVVITGYSSNKMRNEAAVYSEMANFTENQDDVGYLPNSLLIQLLQGTLVISAETIENRPNSSFIQLLQGQAAGVRITTSNGQPGGIDFVRIRGVSSISGLSKPLIIINGAAYDGDFSSISADLIQDITVLKDAAARAIYGSRGANGVLLINTTQSDLQTDEEGTDLLPDFAVESSEANSIRTNFNDEAFWRPSLTTNKEGKVNFSITYPDDVTSWDTHFFVATESQQTGQTTQNVKSYRPLVAQLRIPRFLIEGDSVFGIGKVKNYLKDTISIQTQFAINEEIQFSKDKEIFDFGADELSIHAKSLDSLQISYQVIRKDNNYLDGEQLRIPVFPKGMEKAEGEFIRLQQNDTLLLNFNTDLSEVQLQINADFQQILQEELDIVINYLHDCNEQIASRLKAQLLKRKIYQQQERTFEDDKEIKKLIRLLQKNQKSNQLWGWWRNSSVNLWASLNVMEALLMAGDQEFKVKFDMEAMTQKVTDRFFLEDQVSVRLQLLQLLDVLKSDINYLQEIEELLEVESLSVVEKFKLWELYQKHGGEVPILDLMPYQKETALGNWYFEAEEKHIFHPYKNSIQATLIAYRILSKMDLENEDLSKIRDYLIIQRNKDGYANTFESMKVIETLLDEVTEPVDSKIKYQIQINNGAWQNYDVLTISQVLQASNQVRITHTAQFPLYVNYVQTYFDPEPEKRDDLFEVETHFENEFGETIQSNEIKTGNPVSLQIELNVKKQADYFMIEVPIPSGTSYHEKKQFPNETHREYTKDKVYIYVEALDVGTYTYTIKLMPRYKGSYQLNPAKAKLMYFEQFYGNNEMKKLEVVETGDGSE, from the coding sequence ATGAAAAACATCAATCTCCTTCTACCCTTTTTTTTCATTTTTTTTGGGATTCAAAGTTTATTTGCTCAGGAAAATTTTGAAAAGCAGGGAAGTGAATTCACCTATATTTTCAAAATTTCATCAGATCAGGCACTATCGCTTTATGAAAACAGTCCAACTGAACTAGATAAAGCTTTTTTTGAACAACTCATCGATTCTTTTCCTCGTTATGAAACCTATCAAAAGCAACTTCCAGTTGGGCATTATGTAAAAACCAATGCACAAAAAAATGTTCAACGAACCTATTATCAATATGTAGCGGATTTTGAAACCTTTGTCTTTAACAATTCAAAAGACTTAATTATTCAAGTGTATGAAAAAGATGGGGGAATTATTAAAAACGCTGTGGTTTTAGTAGAAAATAAAGAAATTTTGTTTGATGAAAAGCAAAAAGCCTACTTCAAAAAAAATGCAAACAGCAAAGGTATGCTAACGGTAAAGCATGAAAATTTCACAGCCTATTATTATTTGGAAAGAACTAAAAACAGCTCATTTTTAAGCAGAAGTTCTAAAAATTTGGCTTACAAATATCCCACAAAATATATTTGGCTACCCATAGAATATGTAGCCATGCTTCCCATAGATGCTGTAAAATCTATAAAATATTCTTACGCCACAGGTAAAATATGGACATCTAAATTTTTTTTAATCAAGTGGTTTAAGCAATTCACGTGTTGGTCTGGCATAGACGACTACCATTGCGAATCTGATAGTGACGATTATGAAGTCGCTTATTTTGTTTTCAATAAACCCAAATTTAAACCCAATGATACTTTAAAAGGAAAGGCTTTTATTTGGGATAGAAAGGGAAAAGCATTGGACGAGGTTTTGACTTTAAAATTATATAAAAATAACAGAAACGCTATTGAAGTCGGAAAAATTAAACCTTCTCCAAATGGAAGCTATTCTTATAAGTTACATTTACATGATTCATTAGAACTATATTTAGATAAGTCATATTCCTTAAGATTAGAAGATAAGGATGGAAACAAAGTAGCTCAAAAACATTTTTCATTTGAAGATTATGAGTTAAAAGGAATTCGGTTGGACATGCAGGTCAGCGCAAATGAACAATTTAACGGCGAAGAACTAGAAGTGACACTCCATGCTAAAGACGAAAACGATTTACGAATAGTAGATGGCAGTATGGAAATTCAGCTACTTACTGAAAAATCAGATTTTCAAGCTGAGGATTATGTTTTTGTACCCGACACGCTTTGGACTCATCAACCTGATTTATCTTCTTCAAAACCCACTAAATTCAATATTCCGAGTACTATTTTCCCCAAAGCCAATGTGGAATATAGACTTTTGGCGAAATTAAGAACAAGCGACCAAGAATACATTCAAGCCTCAGAACAAATAAAGTATCAATTTGAAGCTGAAAAATTTGAACACCACGTTTTAGGAGATAGTATTTTAGTTGAATTCCTTCAAAATGGAAAGAAAATAGCTTCAGATTTTAGTATTGAAGCCATAGACCACTTTGGCAATTCAACTGAAATATACAAGGAAACAACTCCCTTTCAATTTCAAATTAATGCTTTACAAAAAGCCTATCTATTCAAGACCAATGATGTTGAAAAAAAAGTTGATTTAAATTCAATTTCAACAGGAATAAATGCTCGAATGCTTAGGGGAAAGGATAGTGTATTTATAAAAGTAAATAACCCTAACCAGTTGGTATTTCACTACCACATTTTCAAAGAAAATAAGGAAATAAAGCGTGGTTTTGGAAGTGAATTAGATTTTTCAGCAGCAGAAAAACACGTTAAAGACTATTACTTAACACTCAATTATGTATGGTCGGGAAAAGTTTTGGAGCGAAATTTTGTGATGCCTATAAACGATAAAAATTTAAGTCTAAAAGTAAATCAACCTAAACTAATTTATCCGGGACAAGAAGTTGAGGTAGAGTTGGAAGTGCTAAACAACAAAAAACAACCTGTTGAAAATGCAGATGTCCTAGCCTATGGAATGACGAGTAAATTTGATTACACTCCCAACCGAATAAAAAACTATTCTACAAAACCAAAAAACAGAAAACTAAGGAATTACTTCAAAATAAACGAAATTCCTAACCAAGTCTTTGAAGAACATCTGAATATAGAAAGGTGGAATACTTTAGCCGATTTAAAAAAGCTGAATTATTACAAATTAGTTCATCCGGCTAAAGAAATTTTTAAACAAGAATACGAATTGGAAAATCAACCAACACAATTTGCCCCTTTTGTAGTAGATGAAGGCGATATTTTGCCGGTACATATTATTTACGTCAACAAAAAACCGATTTATTTTAGCGATATGACCAATGTGCAACCCTATTCATTTTCGGTAGACCATAGAAAGGTTCAGGTGCAACTGAGGACTGCAAATCATCTCATTACCTTAGATTCTATAGCGTTTAAAGTTGCTCATAAAACCATTTTTAGTTTAGATGTAAACCATAACTACCCAGATGTAAGCATAGAAAAAAAGCTGAGTAAATTAGAAGAATATGAGCGCAATAGATTATCGACCTATATTATGCCTTATAGAGTGATGACTAATGAGTTTGCCTATATACAAAACAAAGAGCGATTTCATCTAATGCAGACTACTTCGGTTAGCTATTCAAGTCATTCCTATTTAGGGCCTATCCATAACCAAGAACTGAGGTTTGTTCAAAATAAACAATACGAGTTGAGCTTCAATTTAGAAAGCAATTATAGATATGAATTTGGACCCAAGCACTTAGTCCAAAGACCTTTTTCTAAAAGTAGTTATCCTACTTTTCTAAACAATCAAACAATTCCTAGTTTTTATGATTTGGCACTAACCGAAAACAGAATTAAGGCCTTGGGAGAATTAAGTTTAGCAAAAACTAAACAAAATTTCAAGCTATTCGATTATCCTAATCATACTAGCCGAGGAAACGGAACCTTACGTATTGAAAAAGACAAAACACCGTCCACTATTTTTTTGGTGAACTTAAAGGATAAAGAAGATTATCGCATTTACAAGGGCAGTCAAAGTAGGTTTGCAAACTTAATACCAAGCACATATCGTTTAATTTTCATTTACGACAATGAAGATTACAATATAAAAGAGGACATCGAAATAAAACCAGACGGAACTACTTATCTGAAGATTAATAACCTTGATATACTTAAAAGAGACTCTTTTAGCGATGCTATTTCTGCAAGCATAAATGAAATTATTTTAGGTAAGCAAATCTCTAAGCAAGAAGGAAAAGAACAGCAACGCGAACTTAAAGAGGTGTATGATAAGTATGAAACATTTTTGGGAGACCATTTCCTTTTTGAAGGAACAGTTATTGATTTTTCTGGATTACCACTTCCTAGTGTAAGCATTAGCGTAAGTGGAACTGATTATGGAACCACTTCAGATTTCGATGGAAATTTTCAACTTAGAGTACCTAAAGAATCTAATCTAGTAGAAATACAATACATAGGTTATGAATCACAAAAAATAGCAATACATACAGATGTATATCAGCAAATTATATTAATGCCCGACTTTGTAAGTTTAAGTGAGGTTGTAATTACTGGTTACTCAAGTAATAAAATGAGAAATGAAGCTGCAGTGTATAGTGAAATGGCAAATTTTACTGAAAATCAGGATGATGTTGGCTATCTTCCTAATTCACTATTAATTCAACTGCTTCAAGGTACGCTTGTTATATCGGCTGAAACGATTGAAAATCGCCCTAACTCAAGTTTTATTCAATTGCTTCAAGGACAAGCTGCAGGTGTAAGAATTACAACTAGTAATGGTCAACCTGGAGGAATTGATTTCGTAAGAATAAGAGGTGTTAGTTCAATTAGTGGCTTGTCTAAACCATTAATTATAATAAATGGTGCTGCTTATGATGGCGATTTTTCTTCTATTTCGGCAGATTTAATACAAGATATAACCGTATTAAAAGATGCAGCAGCCAGGGCTATTTATGGAAGTAGAGGAGCAAATGGGGTATTACTTATCAACACTACTCAAAGCGATTTGCAAACAGATGAAGAAGGAACAGATTTGCTGCCAGATTTTGCGGTAGAGTCTAGTGAAGCCAATAGCATTAGAACGAACTTTAATGATGAAGCTTTCTGGAGACCCAGTCTAACTACCAATAAAGAAGGGAAAGTAAATTTCAGCATTACCTATCCAGATGATGTAACCAGTTGGGACACCCACTTTTTTGTGGCAACAGAAAGTCAACAAACGGGACAAACTACACAAAATGTAAAATCCTATCGACCATTAGTAGCGCAATTGCGTATCCCACGATTTTTAATTGAAGGCGATAGCGTTTTTGGAATAGGCAAAGTAAAAAACTACCTAAAAGATACTATTTCAATACAAACTCAGTTTGCAATTAATGAGGAAATTCAGTTTTCTAAAGACAAAGAAATCTTTGATTTTGGGGCAGATGAATTAAGCATACATGCAAAAAGTTTAGATAGTTTGCAAATTAGTTACCAAGTGATCCGCAAAGACAACAACTATTTAGACGGAGAACAATTGCGTATTCCCGTTTTCCCAAAAGGAATGGAAAAGGCAGAAGGAGAATTTATCAGGTTGCAGCAAAATGATACTTTATTATTGAATTTCAATACTGATTTAAGCGAAGTTCAACTTCAGATCAATGCTGATTTCCAACAAATTTTACAAGAAGAATTAGACATTGTAATTAACTATTTGCATGACTGTAACGAGCAAATTGCTTCCCGACTAAAAGCGCAGCTCCTCAAAAGGAAAATCTATCAACAACAAGAGCGTACTTTTGAAGACGATAAGGAAATTAAAAAGTTAATTCGGTTGCTTCAAAAAAACCAAAAATCCAATCAACTTTGGGGTTGGTGGAGAAATTCAAGTGTTAATTTATGGGCGAGTTTAAATGTAATGGAAGCATTGCTGATGGCAGGTGACCAAGAGTTTAAAGTGAAATTTGACATGGAAGCGATGACACAAAAAGTAACCGATAGGTTTTTTCTAGAAGACCAAGTTTCCGTTCGTTTACAGCTACTTCAGTTACTAGATGTATTGAAAAGTGATATCAATTACCTTCAAGAAATAGAAGAATTGCTTGAAGTTGAAAGCCTTTCTGTAGTTGAAAAATTCAAATTATGGGAATTGTATCAAAAGCATGGTGGCGAAGTTCCAATACTTGATTTGATGCCATACCAAAAAGAAACTGCTTTAGGAAATTGGTATTTTGAAGCGGAAGAAAAACACATTTTTCATCCCTATAAAAATTCAATACAAGCCACTTTAATCGCTTACCGTATTTTAAGTAAAATGGATCTAGAAAATGAAGATTTGAGTAAAATAAGGGATTATTTAATTATACAACGAAATAAGGACGGATATGCCAATACCTTTGAATCTATGAAAGTAATAGAAACGCTTCTGGATGAAGTGACAGAGCCAGTAGATTCGAAAATCAAGTATCAAATTCAAATTAATAATGGCGCTTGGCAAAATTATGATGTACTTACTATTTCTCAGGTTTTACAAGCCTCAAACCAAGTTAGGATTACCCATACTGCGCAGTTTCCACTTTATGTGAATTATGTTCAAACTTACTTTGATCCTGAACCAGAAAAGCGAGATGATTTATTTGAAGTCGAAACCCACTTTGAAAACGAATTTGGGGAAACAATTCAGTCAAATGAAATAAAAACGGGAAATCCAGTCAGTTTACAAATAGAACTGAATGTGAAAAAACAAGCCGATTATTTTATGATAGAAGTACCTATTCCATCTGGTACTAGTTACCACGAAAAGAAACAATTTCCAAATGAAACACATCGGGAATACACAAAAGACAAAGTCTATATTTATGTAGAAGCATTGGATGTAGGAACATACACTTACACTATAAAATTGATGCCGAGATACAAAGGAAGTTACCAGCTAAATCCAGCCAAAGCAAAACTCATGTATTTTGAACAATTTTATGGCAACAATGAAATGAAGAAGCTTGAGGTTGTTGAGACGGGAGATGGTAGTGAGTAG
- a CDS encoding DUF2007 domain-containing protein codes for MNEHVKILTNSSILINRIAQILEEEEIPSLIKDNVESARLAGFGTSANDVELYVYTSDLEKAKKIINTFLENNEKQ; via the coding sequence ATGAATGAACATGTAAAAATTCTAACGAACAGCTCAATTTTAATAAATCGAATTGCTCAAATACTAGAGGAAGAAGAGATTCCGTCATTGATTAAAGATAATGTTGAATCAGCCAGACTTGCCGGTTTTGGAACTTCTGCAAATGACGTTGAACTTTATGTGTATACTTCAGATCTTGAAAAAGCTAAAAAGATAATCAATACATTTTTAGAGAATAATGAGAAACAATAA
- a CDS encoding type II toxin-antitoxin system VapC family toxin has translation MSRLLIDTNIVIDLLAKRDKFYDEAADLFSRADKKELELSISSLTFANTNYILTKLKSAKEAREILRKFKVLVELLSLDDKITELALSDDNFPDFEDGLQYYSAIENQIDVIITRNKKDFKNSKIPVLSAKEYLARK, from the coding sequence ATGAGCAGATTACTAATTGACACAAATATCGTCATTGATTTACTTGCAAAAAGAGATAAATTTTATGATGAAGCTGCCGATTTATTTTCTCGTGCGGACAAAAAAGAATTAGAATTGTCAATTTCCTCTTTGACATTTGCCAACACAAATTATATTCTGACAAAACTTAAGTCTGCAAAAGAAGCAAGAGAAATATTGAGAAAATTTAAAGTGCTCGTTGAACTATTGAGCTTAGATGATAAAATAACAGAATTAGCTTTGAGTGATGATAATTTTCCAGATTTCGAGGATGGATTGCAATACTATTCTGCCATCGAAAATCAAATTGATGTGATTATTACACGGAATAAAAAGGACTTTAAAAACTCGAAAATTCCTGTTTTAAGTGCAAAAGAATATTTGGCTCGGAAATAG